In Mesorhizobium sp., one DNA window encodes the following:
- a CDS encoding GFA family protein, which produces MQNAPYTGGCACGAIRYRIVGEPVFSNDCQCLDCQKASGTGHGSYLSFAGAEVVLEGGATTWDLRGDSGNLKTRGFCPTCGAPVFLRFAAMPEVFTIHAASLDDPARYRPQAVTYAMRAHGWDRVDPALPSFAKMPSG; this is translated from the coding sequence ATGCAAAATGCACCTTACACGGGCGGCTGTGCCTGCGGCGCGATCCGTTACAGGATTGTCGGCGAACCGGTCTTCTCCAACGATTGCCAGTGCCTCGACTGCCAGAAGGCCAGCGGCACCGGCCACGGCTCGTATCTGAGCTTCGCCGGCGCGGAGGTCGTACTCGAGGGTGGGGCCACGACGTGGGACCTTCGCGGCGACAGCGGCAATCTGAAGACCAGGGGATTCTGCCCGACCTGCGGCGCGCCGGTGTTCCTGAGATTTGCCGCCATGCCCGAGGTGTTCACCATTCACGCGGCCTCTCTCGACGATCCGGCGCGCTATCGGCCGCAGGCGGTGACCTATGCGATGCGCGCCCATGGCTGGGACCGCGTCGATCCGGCTCTGCCGAGCTTTGCGAAAATGCCGTCCGGCTGA
- a CDS encoding MarR family transcriptional regulator, protein MRNGTIKLDSMLCFAIYATGHAFTRFYKPRLDALGLTYPQYLVLIVLWEGDDITVNTLGNRLFLDSGTITPLLKRLEARGLLSRRRDEDDERQVRIRLTPEGRALQDKALAVPLTIAKGTGLTREDVDRLRAELLVLRDRLDGQGEGSTPG, encoded by the coding sequence ATGCGCAACGGGACGATCAAACTGGATTCGATGCTCTGCTTCGCGATCTACGCGACCGGGCACGCCTTCACGCGCTTCTACAAGCCCAGGCTCGACGCGCTCGGCCTGACTTATCCGCAATATCTCGTGCTGATCGTCTTGTGGGAGGGGGACGACATCACCGTGAACACGCTGGGCAACCGGCTGTTTCTCGATTCCGGCACGATCACACCGCTTCTCAAGCGTTTGGAGGCGCGTGGCCTGCTGAGCCGCAGGCGCGACGAGGACGACGAGCGGCAGGTGCGGATCAGGCTGACGCCGGAAGGCCGGGCGCTGCAGGACAAGGCGCTTGCCGTCCCGCTCACCATCGCCAAGGGCACCGGCCTGACGCGCGAAGATGTCGACCGGCTGCGCGCCGAACTGCTCGTCTTGCGCGACCGGCTGGACGGTCAGGGCGAAGGGTCGACGCCCGGCTGA
- the parC gene encoding DNA topoisomerase IV subunit A — protein MGKSVNPPGSGDDDNIESVDLKKALEERYLAYALSTIMHRALPDVRDGLKPVHRRIMHAMRLLRLEPGQRFSKCAAIVGDVMGKFHPHGDQSIYDALVRLAQDFAVRYPLVDGQGNFGNIDGDSPAAMRYTEARMTEAATELLEGITEDAVDFRPTYNEENEEPVVLPGAFPNLLANGSSGIAVGMATSIPPHNAYELCNAALLLISQPDSSVADLMSKSPEDGLVQGPDFPTGGIIVDNRATILDAYETGRGGFRLRARWTQEDQGRGTWVIVVTEIPYQVQKSKLIEKIADLLVNRKLPLLDDVRDESAEDIRVVLVPKSRTVDPALLMESLFKLTELETRFPLNMNVLTRGKVPNVLSLKSALREWLEHRKDVLVRRSKHRLGEIERRLEVLGGYLIAYLNIDEVIRIIREEDEPKAVMMARWDLTDTQAEAILNLRLRALRKLEEIEIRKEFDGLSAEKGQIEQLLASEAKQWKAVRWQVEQTRDRYSPEKNKELGPRRTTFADAPDHDVADIHHAMIEKEPVTVVVSEKGWLRAMKGHLADFSTLTFKEGDKLKLAFHAQTTDKVILFTTGGKFYTIGADRLPGGRGHGEPVRIIVDMENDQDIVTAFVHDPQRKLLLASHEGYGFLVPEAEVVANTRKGKQVMNVKAPDEAARLTFVDGDHVAIVGENRKLLVFPLGQVPEMARGKGVRLQRYKDGGVADLKTFTMTAGLSWQDSADRTFTRTKDELTEWIGDRASAGRMVPKGFPKTGKFG, from the coding sequence ATGGGAAAAAGCGTGAATCCGCCCGGTTCCGGCGACGACGACAATATCGAGAGCGTGGACCTGAAGAAGGCGCTGGAAGAGCGCTACCTCGCCTATGCGCTCTCGACGATCATGCACCGCGCGCTGCCGGACGTGCGCGACGGGCTGAAGCCGGTGCATCGCCGTATCATGCATGCGATGCGGCTGTTGCGCCTCGAACCCGGCCAGCGCTTCTCCAAATGCGCCGCGATCGTCGGCGACGTGATGGGAAAGTTCCATCCGCACGGCGACCAGTCGATCTACGACGCGCTGGTGCGCCTGGCCCAGGACTTCGCCGTGCGCTACCCGCTGGTCGACGGGCAGGGGAACTTCGGCAATATCGACGGCGATAGCCCGGCGGCCATGCGCTACACCGAGGCGCGCATGACGGAGGCGGCAACCGAGCTGCTGGAAGGCATTACCGAGGACGCGGTCGACTTCCGCCCGACCTACAACGAGGAGAACGAGGAGCCGGTGGTCCTGCCCGGCGCCTTTCCGAACCTCCTCGCCAACGGCTCGTCCGGCATCGCGGTCGGCATGGCGACGTCGATCCCGCCGCACAACGCTTACGAACTGTGCAACGCCGCGCTGCTGCTGATCTCCCAGCCGGATTCTTCCGTCGCCGACCTGATGTCGAAAAGCCCGGAGGACGGGCTGGTGCAGGGACCGGACTTTCCGACGGGCGGCATCATTGTCGACAACCGCGCCACCATCCTCGATGCCTACGAGACGGGCCGCGGCGGTTTCCGCCTCCGCGCGCGCTGGACGCAGGAAGACCAGGGCAGGGGAACCTGGGTGATCGTCGTCACCGAAATCCCCTACCAGGTGCAGAAGTCGAAGCTGATCGAGAAGATCGCCGACCTTCTGGTCAACCGGAAGCTGCCGTTGCTCGACGATGTGCGCGACGAGAGCGCCGAGGATATCCGCGTCGTACTGGTGCCGAAGAGCCGTACTGTCGACCCGGCCCTTCTGATGGAATCGCTGTTCAAGCTGACCGAGCTGGAGACGCGCTTTCCGCTCAACATGAATGTGCTGACGCGCGGCAAGGTGCCGAACGTGCTGTCGCTGAAGAGCGCGCTGCGGGAATGGCTGGAGCACCGCAAGGACGTGCTGGTGCGCCGCTCCAAGCACCGGCTGGGCGAGATCGAGCGGCGGCTGGAGGTCCTTGGCGGCTATCTCATCGCCTATCTCAACATCGACGAGGTCATCCGCATCATCCGCGAGGAGGACGAGCCCAAGGCGGTGATGATGGCCCGCTGGGACCTGACCGATACCCAGGCCGAAGCGATCCTCAACCTGCGCCTCAGGGCATTGCGCAAGCTGGAAGAGATCGAGATCCGCAAGGAGTTCGATGGGCTCTCCGCGGAGAAGGGGCAGATCGAACAGTTGCTCGCCTCCGAGGCGAAGCAGTGGAAGGCCGTGCGCTGGCAGGTCGAGCAGACCCGCGACCGCTATTCGCCGGAAAAGAACAAGGAGCTCGGACCGCGCCGCACTACCTTCGCCGACGCGCCGGACCATGACGTCGCCGACATCCACCATGCGATGATCGAGAAGGAGCCGGTCACCGTCGTCGTCTCGGAGAAGGGCTGGCTGCGCGCGATGAAGGGGCATCTCGCCGACTTCTCGACGTTGACATTCAAGGAAGGCGACAAGCTGAAGCTCGCCTTCCATGCCCAGACGACCGACAAGGTTATCCTCTTCACCACCGGCGGCAAGTTCTACACGATCGGCGCCGACCGGCTGCCCGGCGGGCGCGGCCATGGCGAACCGGTGCGCATCATCGTCGACATGGAGAACGACCAGGACATCGTCACTGCCTTCGTCCACGACCCGCAGCGGAAGCTCCTGCTCGCGAGTCACGAGGGCTATGGCTTCCTCGTGCCGGAAGCGGAAGTCGTCGCCAACACACGCAAGGGAAAGCAGGTGATGAACGTCAAGGCGCCGGACGAGGCGGCGCGACTGACCTTCGTCGACGGCGATCATGTCGCCATCGTCGGCGAAAACCGCAAGCTGCTGGTCTTCCCGCTCGGCCAGGTGCCTGAGATGGCGCGCGGCAAGGGCGTGCGGCTGCAGCGCTACAAGGATGGCGGCGTGGCCGACCTCAAGACCTTCACGATGACGGCTGGCCTTTCCTGGCAGGATTCCGCCGACCGCACGTTCACGCGGACCAAGGACGAGTTGACCGAATGGATCGGGGACCGCGCCTCGGCAGGCCGGATGGTGCCGAAGGGATTCCCGAAGACGGGGAAGTTCGGGTGA
- a CDS encoding type II toxin-antitoxin system Phd/YefM family antitoxin, with translation MEIGAFEAKNTLGALLDRVQQGEEIVITRHGKRVAKLIPAEGGHDVDAALRAVERISKRAREHGEPSISVEEWKSFRGEGRP, from the coding sequence ATGGAGATTGGCGCTTTCGAAGCCAAGAACACGCTCGGCGCGTTGCTCGATCGCGTCCAGCAGGGCGAGGAGATCGTCATCACGCGTCATGGGAAGCGTGTGGCGAAGCTGATCCCTGCCGAGGGGGGACATGACGTCGATGCGGCCCTTCGTGCGGTAGAGCGCATCAGCAAACGTGCGAGAGAGCACGGAGAACCGAGTATCAGCGTCGAAGAGTGGAAGTCGTTCCGCGGCGAAGGCCGCCCGTGA
- a CDS encoding Rid family hydrolase: MRRTIVPEALKGVYQQWRYAPAVAVNGFIHVCGIVGVSPGGETPSWLGAESSQAFAGASSTTAESDVSLSALQAVRDPEAQFAVAFETMRDILREGGADLSDVVEITSYHVGISVHMDAFMRVWARYLKEPYPAWTAVGVAELIVPGGLVELRAVAVEPAAELARERRISHLS, from the coding sequence ATGCGCCGCACGATCGTTCCGGAAGCCCTGAAAGGCGTCTACCAGCAATGGCGATATGCGCCGGCGGTGGCCGTGAACGGCTTCATCCACGTTTGCGGCATTGTCGGCGTGAGCCCCGGCGGCGAGACGCCGTCGTGGCTGGGGGCCGAATCGTCTCAGGCCTTTGCGGGAGCGTCCTCCACCACTGCGGAAAGCGATGTTTCCCTTTCCGCGCTCCAAGCCGTGCGAGATCCGGAGGCTCAGTTCGCCGTCGCCTTCGAGACGATGCGCGACATCTTGCGCGAAGGCGGCGCCGACCTCTCGGACGTCGTCGAGATCACCTCCTACCATGTCGGCATCTCGGTTCACATGGACGCCTTCATGCGTGTCTGGGCGCGCTATCTGAAAGAGCCCTACCCTGCCTGGACCGCCGTCGGCGTGGCCGAGCTGATCGTGCCGGGCGGGCTGGTGGAACTGCGGGCGGTGGCGGTGGAGCCGGCGGCTGAGCTTGCACGTGAAAGACGCATCAGCCATTTAAGCTAG
- a CDS encoding type II toxin-antitoxin system VapC family toxin, with protein sequence MTIVVDASIALAWVHGDEKTDAVEMIFQRIGTTGAVVPVVWPLEVANALTMAVRRGRTSPALRDRALSDLTEVPIKIDDETNALAWTATVKLADLHRLTVYDAAYLDLAQRRRLPLATLETALARAARASGVAVLP encoded by the coding sequence GTGACGATCGTCGTCGACGCCTCCATCGCACTCGCATGGGTACATGGCGACGAAAAAACTGATGCCGTCGAGATGATTTTTCAGCGGATCGGAACGACAGGCGCCGTCGTGCCGGTGGTTTGGCCCTTGGAAGTCGCGAACGCTCTGACTATGGCAGTCCGCCGCGGCAGGACGTCTCCTGCTTTGCGCGATCGCGCCCTTTCTGACCTCACCGAGGTGCCCATCAAGATAGACGACGAGACGAATGCCCTTGCGTGGACGGCGACGGTTAAGCTCGCGGACCTCCACCGTCTCACCGTCTACGACGCTGCCTATCTCGATCTTGCCCAGCGTCGCCGCCTGCCGCTGGCGACGCTCGAGACGGCATTGGCACGAGCCGCGAGAGCGTCGGGCGTCGCGGTCCTTCCTTGA
- a CDS encoding organic hydroperoxide resistance protein encodes MIKSAVYTARARTTGGRTGTSSTDDGRLAVTLDTPKAMGGNDGPGTNPEQLFAAGYSACFLGALKAVGRREKIGIPDEAAIDAAVSFGERADGPGFGLAVAMTVTLPGIDYDKAVELVAKAHQVCPYSNATRGNIDVTFTVA; translated from the coding sequence ATGATCAAGTCCGCAGTCTATACCGCGCGTGCCCGCACCACCGGCGGCCGCACCGGCACCAGCAGCACCGACGACGGCCGCCTCGCGGTCACGCTCGATACGCCCAAGGCGATGGGCGGAAACGACGGCCCGGGCACCAATCCCGAACAGCTGTTCGCCGCCGGCTATTCCGCCTGTTTCCTCGGTGCGCTGAAGGCTGTCGGGCGGCGCGAGAAGATCGGGATCCCGGATGAGGCGGCGATCGACGCGGCGGTGAGCTTCGGCGAGCGCGCCGACGGGCCGGGCTTCGGGTTGGCGGTGGCGATGACGGTTACGCTGCCCGGCATCGACTACGACAAGGCGGTCGAACTCGTCGCCAAGGCGCACCAGGTCTGCCCCTATTCGAACGCGACGCGCGGCAATATCGACGTCACCTTCACGGTCGCCTGA